The following proteins are encoded in a genomic region of Natronorubrum halophilum:
- a CDS encoding 50S ribosomal protein L13, protein MSIAEFDADVVVDARDCILGRVASEVAQRALDGERVAIVNAEDAVITGDREDIFGTYETRLQLGSDRGPYYPKRPDTIFKRSVRGMLPYKKTRGREALENVRVYLGNPYEHDDDREAEILEDTSLDRLSNIRFVHLGEVSEQLGANVTW, encoded by the coding sequence ATGAGTATCGCAGAGTTCGACGCGGACGTCGTCGTCGACGCCCGCGACTGTATCCTTGGTCGCGTCGCCAGCGAAGTCGCACAGCGCGCACTCGACGGCGAACGCGTCGCAATCGTCAACGCCGAAGACGCCGTCATCACCGGCGACAGGGAAGATATCTTCGGGACCTACGAAACGCGACTCCAGCTCGGCTCCGACAGAGGGCCGTACTACCCGAAACGACCGGATACGATCTTCAAGCGCTCCGTCCGCGGGATGCTTCCGTACAAGAAGACGCGCGGTCGAGAGGCACTCGAGAACGTCCGCGTCTATCTCGGAAACCCCTACGAGCACGACGACGACCGCGAGGCCGAGATCCTCGAGGATACGTCGCTAGATCGACTTTCGAACATCCGCTTCGTCCACCTGGGCGAAGTGTCCGAACAACTCGGTGCTAACGTCACATGGTAA
- a CDS encoding 50S ribosomal protein L18e produces MSSKTNPRLNDLIAELKSTSRQTDADVWRDVADRLEKPRRTHAEVNLGRIERYAREEETVVVPGKVLGSGALQKNVTVAAVDFSSSAETKIDQVGDTVPLEQVLEENPNGSNVRVIR; encoded by the coding sequence ATGAGTAGCAAGACTAATCCGAGGCTCAACGATCTTATCGCCGAGTTGAAGTCGACGTCCCGTCAGACGGACGCCGACGTCTGGCGAGACGTTGCGGACCGACTCGAGAAGCCCCGGCGCACCCACGCTGAGGTGAACCTGGGCCGTATCGAGCGATACGCACGCGAAGAAGAGACTGTCGTCGTTCCCGGCAAAGTGCTGGGCTCCGGCGCATTACAGAAAAACGTCACCGTCGCTGCCGTCGATTTCTCGTCGTCAGCCGAGACGAAAATCGACCAGGTCGGTGACACAGTACCGCTCGAGCAAGTGCTCGAAGAGAACCCCAACGGATCCAACGTCCGGGTGATTCGATGA